A single genomic interval of Pseudorca crassidens isolate mPseCra1 chromosome 19, mPseCra1.hap1, whole genome shotgun sequence harbors:
- the AURKB gene encoding aurora kinase B isoform X8 → MGGAVSQWGQGGRFERTSAWARPGRFSCFPAAREVAVPPAPVPSPFPSKDGPEGERLPLALRQADAAPLQKVVENNSRTPNFSIRRSFTIDDFEIGRPLGKGKFGNVYLAREKKSHFIVALKVLFKSQIEKEGVEHQLRREIEIQAHLQHPNILRLYNYFYDRRRIYLILEYAPRGELYKELQKSHTFDEQRTATIMEELADALIYCHGKKVIHRDIKPENLLLGLQGELKIADFGWSVHAPSLRRKTMCGTLDYLPPEMIEGRTHNEKVDLWCIGVLCYELLVGNPPFESASHNETYRRIVKVDLKIPPSMPAGAQDLISKLLKHNPSERLPLAQVAAHPWVRAHSRRVLPPSALQSVP, encoded by the exons ATGGGCGGCGCGGTCAGCCAATGGGGCCAGGGCGGGAGATTTGAAAGGACCTCTGCGTGGGCGCGGCCGGGAAGGTTCAGTTGTTTCCCAGCCGCCAGGGAGGTGGCTGTGCCGCCGGCTCCAG ttccctcccccttcccttctaaGGATGGCCCAGAAGGAGAACGCCTACCCCTGGCCCTACGGCAGGCAGACG CTGCCCCTCTCCAGAAGGTGGTGGAGAACAACAGTCGGACCCCAAACTTCTCAAT CAGGCGTTCCTTCACAATCGACGACTTTGAGATTGGGCGTCCTCTGGGCAAAGGCAAGTTTGGAAATGTGTACTTGGCTCGGGAGAAGAAAAGCCATTTCATCGTGGCGCTCAAAGTCCTCTTCAAGTCTCAGATAGAGAAGGAGGGTGTGGAGCACCAGCTGCGCAGGGAGATCGAAATCCAGGCCCATCTGCA GCATCCCAACATCTTGCGTCTCTACAACTATTTCTATGACCGGCGAAGGATCTACTTGATTCTGGAGTATGCCCCCCGGGGGGAGCTCTACAAGGAGCTGCAGAAAAGCCACACTTTTGACGAGCAGCGAACAGCCACG ATTATGGAGGAGCTGGCGGATGCTCTGATATACTGCCACGGGAAGAAAGTGATTCACAGAGACATAAAGCCGGAGAACCTGCTCTTGGGGCTCCAGGGAGAGCTGAAGATTGCTGACTTCGGCTGGTCTGTGCACGCCCCCTCCCTGAG gaGGAAGACAATGTGTGGCACCCTGGACTACCTGCCCCCAGAGATGATCGAGGGGCGCACGCACAACGAGAAGGTGGATCTGTGGTGCATCGGAGTGCTCTGCTACGAGCTGCTTGTGGGAAACCCCCCCTTCGAGAGTGCTTCCCACAACGAGACGTATCGGCGCATCGTCAAG GTGGACCTGAAGATCCCCCCTTCCATGCCTGCAGGAGCCCAGGACCTTATCTCCAAGCTGCTCAAGCATAACCCCTCAGAACGCCTGCCACTGGCTCAGGTCGCAGCCCACCCTTGGGTCCGGGCCCACTCCCGGAGGGTGCTGCCCCCCTCTGCCCTTCAGTCTGTCCCCTGA
- the AURKB gene encoding aurora kinase B isoform X3: MAQKENAYPWPYGRQTAQSGLNTLPQRVLRKEPVTPSALVLMSRSNAQPTAAPLQKVVENNSRTPNFSIRRSFTIDDFEIGRPLGKGKFGNVYLAREKKSHFIVALKVLFKSQIEKEGVEHQLRREIEIQAHLQHPNILRLYNYFYDRRRIYLILEYAPRGELYKELQKSHTFDEQRTATIMEELADALIYCHGKKVIHRDIKPENLLLGLQGELKIADFGWSVHAPSLRRKTMCGTLDYLPPEMIEGRTHNEKVDLWCIGVLCYELLVGNPPFESASHNETYRRIVKVDLKIPPSMPAGAQDLISKLLKHNPSERLPLAQVAAHPWVRAHSRRVLPPSALQSVP, translated from the exons ATGGCCCAGAAGGAGAACGCCTACCCCTGGCCCTACGGCAGGCAGACG GCTCAGTCTGGCCTGAACACCCTGCCCCAGAGAGTCCTCCGGAAGGAGCCTGTCACCCCCTCTGCGCTTGTCCTCATGAGCCGCTCCAATGCCCAGCCCACAG CTGCCCCTCTCCAGAAGGTGGTGGAGAACAACAGTCGGACCCCAAACTTCTCAAT CAGGCGTTCCTTCACAATCGACGACTTTGAGATTGGGCGTCCTCTGGGCAAAGGCAAGTTTGGAAATGTGTACTTGGCTCGGGAGAAGAAAAGCCATTTCATCGTGGCGCTCAAAGTCCTCTTCAAGTCTCAGATAGAGAAGGAGGGTGTGGAGCACCAGCTGCGCAGGGAGATCGAAATCCAGGCCCATCTGCA GCATCCCAACATCTTGCGTCTCTACAACTATTTCTATGACCGGCGAAGGATCTACTTGATTCTGGAGTATGCCCCCCGGGGGGAGCTCTACAAGGAGCTGCAGAAAAGCCACACTTTTGACGAGCAGCGAACAGCCACG ATTATGGAGGAGCTGGCGGATGCTCTGATATACTGCCACGGGAAGAAAGTGATTCACAGAGACATAAAGCCGGAGAACCTGCTCTTGGGGCTCCAGGGAGAGCTGAAGATTGCTGACTTCGGCTGGTCTGTGCACGCCCCCTCCCTGAG gaGGAAGACAATGTGTGGCACCCTGGACTACCTGCCCCCAGAGATGATCGAGGGGCGCACGCACAACGAGAAGGTGGATCTGTGGTGCATCGGAGTGCTCTGCTACGAGCTGCTTGTGGGAAACCCCCCCTTCGAGAGTGCTTCCCACAACGAGACGTATCGGCGCATCGTCAAG GTGGACCTGAAGATCCCCCCTTCCATGCCTGCAGGAGCCCAGGACCTTATCTCCAAGCTGCTCAAGCATAACCCCTCAGAACGCCTGCCACTGGCTCAGGTCGCAGCCCACCCTTGGGTCCGGGCCCACTCCCGGAGGGTGCTGCCCCCCTCTGCCCTTCAGTCTGTCCCCTGA
- the AURKB gene encoding aurora kinase B isoform X1 produces the protein MAQKENAYPWPYGRQTAQSGLNTLPQRVLRKEPVTPSALVLMSRSNAQPTAAPLQKVVENNSRTPNFSIRRSFTIDDFEIGRPLGKGKFGNVYLAREKKSHFIVALKVLFKSQIEKEGVEHQLRREIEIQAHLQYAAAPFEPQHPNILRLYNYFYDRRRIYLILEYAPRGELYKELQKSHTFDEQRTATIMEELADALIYCHGKKVIHRDIKPENLLLGLQGELKIADFGWSVHAPSLRRKTMCGTLDYLPPEMIEGRTHNEKVDLWCIGVLCYELLVGNPPFESASHNETYRRIVKVDLKIPPSMPAGAQDLISKLLKHNPSERLPLAQVAAHPWVRAHSRRVLPPSALQSVP, from the exons ATGGCCCAGAAGGAGAACGCCTACCCCTGGCCCTACGGCAGGCAGACG GCTCAGTCTGGCCTGAACACCCTGCCCCAGAGAGTCCTCCGGAAGGAGCCTGTCACCCCCTCTGCGCTTGTCCTCATGAGCCGCTCCAATGCCCAGCCCACAG CTGCCCCTCTCCAGAAGGTGGTGGAGAACAACAGTCGGACCCCAAACTTCTCAAT CAGGCGTTCCTTCACAATCGACGACTTTGAGATTGGGCGTCCTCTGGGCAAAGGCAAGTTTGGAAATGTGTACTTGGCTCGGGAGAAGAAAAGCCATTTCATCGTGGCGCTCAAAGTCCTCTTCAAGTCTCAGATAGAGAAGGAGGGTGTGGAGCACCAGCTGCGCAGGGAGATCGAAATCCAGGCCCATCTGCAGTACGCGGCAGCGCCCTTCGAGCCACA GCATCCCAACATCTTGCGTCTCTACAACTATTTCTATGACCGGCGAAGGATCTACTTGATTCTGGAGTATGCCCCCCGGGGGGAGCTCTACAAGGAGCTGCAGAAAAGCCACACTTTTGACGAGCAGCGAACAGCCACG ATTATGGAGGAGCTGGCGGATGCTCTGATATACTGCCACGGGAAGAAAGTGATTCACAGAGACATAAAGCCGGAGAACCTGCTCTTGGGGCTCCAGGGAGAGCTGAAGATTGCTGACTTCGGCTGGTCTGTGCACGCCCCCTCCCTGAG gaGGAAGACAATGTGTGGCACCCTGGACTACCTGCCCCCAGAGATGATCGAGGGGCGCACGCACAACGAGAAGGTGGATCTGTGGTGCATCGGAGTGCTCTGCTACGAGCTGCTTGTGGGAAACCCCCCCTTCGAGAGTGCTTCCCACAACGAGACGTATCGGCGCATCGTCAAG GTGGACCTGAAGATCCCCCCTTCCATGCCTGCAGGAGCCCAGGACCTTATCTCCAAGCTGCTCAAGCATAACCCCTCAGAACGCCTGCCACTGGCTCAGGTCGCAGCCCACCCTTGGGTCCGGGCCCACTCCCGGAGGGTGCTGCCCCCCTCTGCCCTTCAGTCTGTCCCCTGA
- the AURKB gene encoding aurora kinase B isoform X5, with product MAQKENAYPWPYGRQTAQSGLNTLPQRVLRKEPVTPSALVLMSRSNAQPTAAPLQKVVENNSRTPNFSIRRSFTIDDFEIGRPLGKGKFGNVYLAREKKSHFIVALKVLFKSQIEKEGVEHQLRREIEIQAHLQYAAAPFEPQHPNILRLYNYFYDRRRIYLILEYAPRGELYKELQKSHTFDEQRTATIMEELADALIYCHGKKVIHRDIKPENLLLGLQGELKIADFGWSVHAPSLRRKTMCGTLDYLPPEMIEGRTHNEKVDLWCIGVLCYELLVGNPPFESASHNETYRRIVKVDLKIPPSMPAGAQDLISKLLKHNPSERLPLAQGQPQQHAGS from the exons ATGGCCCAGAAGGAGAACGCCTACCCCTGGCCCTACGGCAGGCAGACG GCTCAGTCTGGCCTGAACACCCTGCCCCAGAGAGTCCTCCGGAAGGAGCCTGTCACCCCCTCTGCGCTTGTCCTCATGAGCCGCTCCAATGCCCAGCCCACAG CTGCCCCTCTCCAGAAGGTGGTGGAGAACAACAGTCGGACCCCAAACTTCTCAAT CAGGCGTTCCTTCACAATCGACGACTTTGAGATTGGGCGTCCTCTGGGCAAAGGCAAGTTTGGAAATGTGTACTTGGCTCGGGAGAAGAAAAGCCATTTCATCGTGGCGCTCAAAGTCCTCTTCAAGTCTCAGATAGAGAAGGAGGGTGTGGAGCACCAGCTGCGCAGGGAGATCGAAATCCAGGCCCATCTGCAGTACGCGGCAGCGCCCTTCGAGCCACA GCATCCCAACATCTTGCGTCTCTACAACTATTTCTATGACCGGCGAAGGATCTACTTGATTCTGGAGTATGCCCCCCGGGGGGAGCTCTACAAGGAGCTGCAGAAAAGCCACACTTTTGACGAGCAGCGAACAGCCACG ATTATGGAGGAGCTGGCGGATGCTCTGATATACTGCCACGGGAAGAAAGTGATTCACAGAGACATAAAGCCGGAGAACCTGCTCTTGGGGCTCCAGGGAGAGCTGAAGATTGCTGACTTCGGCTGGTCTGTGCACGCCCCCTCCCTGAG gaGGAAGACAATGTGTGGCACCCTGGACTACCTGCCCCCAGAGATGATCGAGGGGCGCACGCACAACGAGAAGGTGGATCTGTGGTGCATCGGAGTGCTCTGCTACGAGCTGCTTGTGGGAAACCCCCCCTTCGAGAGTGCTTCCCACAACGAGACGTATCGGCGCATCGTCAAG GTGGACCTGAAGATCCCCCCTTCCATGCCTGCAGGAGCCCAGGACCTTATCTCCAAGCTGCTCAAGCATAACCCCTCAGAACGCCTGCCACTGGCTCA GGGTCAGCCGcaacagcatgcgggatcttag
- the AURKB gene encoding aurora kinase B isoform X4 gives MAQKENAYPWPYGRQTAQSGLNTLPQRVLRKEPVTPSALVLMSRSNAQPTAAPLQKVVENNSRTPNFSMRSFTIDDFEIGRPLGKGKFGNVYLAREKKSHFIVALKVLFKSQIEKEGVEHQLRREIEIQAHLQHPNILRLYNYFYDRRRIYLILEYAPRGELYKELQKSHTFDEQRTATIMEELADALIYCHGKKVIHRDIKPENLLLGLQGELKIADFGWSVHAPSLRRKTMCGTLDYLPPEMIEGRTHNEKVDLWCIGVLCYELLVGNPPFESASHNETYRRIVKVDLKIPPSMPAGAQDLISKLLKHNPSERLPLAQVAAHPWVRAHSRRVLPPSALQSVP, from the exons ATGGCCCAGAAGGAGAACGCCTACCCCTGGCCCTACGGCAGGCAGACG GCTCAGTCTGGCCTGAACACCCTGCCCCAGAGAGTCCTCCGGAAGGAGCCTGTCACCCCCTCTGCGCTTGTCCTCATGAGCCGCTCCAATGCCCAGCCCACAG CTGCCCCTCTCCAGAAGGTGGTGGAGAACAACAGTCGGACCCCAAACTTCTCAAT GCGTTCCTTCACAATCGACGACTTTGAGATTGGGCGTCCTCTGGGCAAAGGCAAGTTTGGAAATGTGTACTTGGCTCGGGAGAAGAAAAGCCATTTCATCGTGGCGCTCAAAGTCCTCTTCAAGTCTCAGATAGAGAAGGAGGGTGTGGAGCACCAGCTGCGCAGGGAGATCGAAATCCAGGCCCATCTGCA GCATCCCAACATCTTGCGTCTCTACAACTATTTCTATGACCGGCGAAGGATCTACTTGATTCTGGAGTATGCCCCCCGGGGGGAGCTCTACAAGGAGCTGCAGAAAAGCCACACTTTTGACGAGCAGCGAACAGCCACG ATTATGGAGGAGCTGGCGGATGCTCTGATATACTGCCACGGGAAGAAAGTGATTCACAGAGACATAAAGCCGGAGAACCTGCTCTTGGGGCTCCAGGGAGAGCTGAAGATTGCTGACTTCGGCTGGTCTGTGCACGCCCCCTCCCTGAG gaGGAAGACAATGTGTGGCACCCTGGACTACCTGCCCCCAGAGATGATCGAGGGGCGCACGCACAACGAGAAGGTGGATCTGTGGTGCATCGGAGTGCTCTGCTACGAGCTGCTTGTGGGAAACCCCCCCTTCGAGAGTGCTTCCCACAACGAGACGTATCGGCGCATCGTCAAG GTGGACCTGAAGATCCCCCCTTCCATGCCTGCAGGAGCCCAGGACCTTATCTCCAAGCTGCTCAAGCATAACCCCTCAGAACGCCTGCCACTGGCTCAGGTCGCAGCCCACCCTTGGGTCCGGGCCCACTCCCGGAGGGTGCTGCCCCCCTCTGCCCTTCAGTCTGTCCCCTGA
- the AURKB gene encoding aurora kinase B isoform X2, whose protein sequence is MAQKENAYPWPYGRQTAQSGLNTLPQRVLRKEPVTPSALVLMSRSNAQPTAAPLQKVVENNSRTPNFSMRSFTIDDFEIGRPLGKGKFGNVYLAREKKSHFIVALKVLFKSQIEKEGVEHQLRREIEIQAHLQYAAAPFEPQHPNILRLYNYFYDRRRIYLILEYAPRGELYKELQKSHTFDEQRTATIMEELADALIYCHGKKVIHRDIKPENLLLGLQGELKIADFGWSVHAPSLRRKTMCGTLDYLPPEMIEGRTHNEKVDLWCIGVLCYELLVGNPPFESASHNETYRRIVKVDLKIPPSMPAGAQDLISKLLKHNPSERLPLAQVAAHPWVRAHSRRVLPPSALQSVP, encoded by the exons ATGGCCCAGAAGGAGAACGCCTACCCCTGGCCCTACGGCAGGCAGACG GCTCAGTCTGGCCTGAACACCCTGCCCCAGAGAGTCCTCCGGAAGGAGCCTGTCACCCCCTCTGCGCTTGTCCTCATGAGCCGCTCCAATGCCCAGCCCACAG CTGCCCCTCTCCAGAAGGTGGTGGAGAACAACAGTCGGACCCCAAACTTCTCAAT GCGTTCCTTCACAATCGACGACTTTGAGATTGGGCGTCCTCTGGGCAAAGGCAAGTTTGGAAATGTGTACTTGGCTCGGGAGAAGAAAAGCCATTTCATCGTGGCGCTCAAAGTCCTCTTCAAGTCTCAGATAGAGAAGGAGGGTGTGGAGCACCAGCTGCGCAGGGAGATCGAAATCCAGGCCCATCTGCAGTACGCGGCAGCGCCCTTCGAGCCACA GCATCCCAACATCTTGCGTCTCTACAACTATTTCTATGACCGGCGAAGGATCTACTTGATTCTGGAGTATGCCCCCCGGGGGGAGCTCTACAAGGAGCTGCAGAAAAGCCACACTTTTGACGAGCAGCGAACAGCCACG ATTATGGAGGAGCTGGCGGATGCTCTGATATACTGCCACGGGAAGAAAGTGATTCACAGAGACATAAAGCCGGAGAACCTGCTCTTGGGGCTCCAGGGAGAGCTGAAGATTGCTGACTTCGGCTGGTCTGTGCACGCCCCCTCCCTGAG gaGGAAGACAATGTGTGGCACCCTGGACTACCTGCCCCCAGAGATGATCGAGGGGCGCACGCACAACGAGAAGGTGGATCTGTGGTGCATCGGAGTGCTCTGCTACGAGCTGCTTGTGGGAAACCCCCCCTTCGAGAGTGCTTCCCACAACGAGACGTATCGGCGCATCGTCAAG GTGGACCTGAAGATCCCCCCTTCCATGCCTGCAGGAGCCCAGGACCTTATCTCCAAGCTGCTCAAGCATAACCCCTCAGAACGCCTGCCACTGGCTCAGGTCGCAGCCCACCCTTGGGTCCGGGCCCACTCCCGGAGGGTGCTGCCCCCCTCTGCCCTTCAGTCTGTCCCCTGA
- the AURKB gene encoding aurora kinase B isoform X6 — MSRSNAQPTAAPLQKVVENNSRTPNFSIRRSFTIDDFEIGRPLGKGKFGNVYLAREKKSHFIVALKVLFKSQIEKEGVEHQLRREIEIQAHLQYAAAPFEPQHPNILRLYNYFYDRRRIYLILEYAPRGELYKELQKSHTFDEQRTATIMEELADALIYCHGKKVIHRDIKPENLLLGLQGELKIADFGWSVHAPSLRRKTMCGTLDYLPPEMIEGRTHNEKVDLWCIGVLCYELLVGNPPFESASHNETYRRIVKVDLKIPPSMPAGAQDLISKLLKHNPSERLPLAQVAAHPWVRAHSRRVLPPSALQSVP; from the exons ATGAGCCGCTCCAATGCCCAGCCCACAG CTGCCCCTCTCCAGAAGGTGGTGGAGAACAACAGTCGGACCCCAAACTTCTCAAT CAGGCGTTCCTTCACAATCGACGACTTTGAGATTGGGCGTCCTCTGGGCAAAGGCAAGTTTGGAAATGTGTACTTGGCTCGGGAGAAGAAAAGCCATTTCATCGTGGCGCTCAAAGTCCTCTTCAAGTCTCAGATAGAGAAGGAGGGTGTGGAGCACCAGCTGCGCAGGGAGATCGAAATCCAGGCCCATCTGCAGTACGCGGCAGCGCCCTTCGAGCCACA GCATCCCAACATCTTGCGTCTCTACAACTATTTCTATGACCGGCGAAGGATCTACTTGATTCTGGAGTATGCCCCCCGGGGGGAGCTCTACAAGGAGCTGCAGAAAAGCCACACTTTTGACGAGCAGCGAACAGCCACG ATTATGGAGGAGCTGGCGGATGCTCTGATATACTGCCACGGGAAGAAAGTGATTCACAGAGACATAAAGCCGGAGAACCTGCTCTTGGGGCTCCAGGGAGAGCTGAAGATTGCTGACTTCGGCTGGTCTGTGCACGCCCCCTCCCTGAG gaGGAAGACAATGTGTGGCACCCTGGACTACCTGCCCCCAGAGATGATCGAGGGGCGCACGCACAACGAGAAGGTGGATCTGTGGTGCATCGGAGTGCTCTGCTACGAGCTGCTTGTGGGAAACCCCCCCTTCGAGAGTGCTTCCCACAACGAGACGTATCGGCGCATCGTCAAG GTGGACCTGAAGATCCCCCCTTCCATGCCTGCAGGAGCCCAGGACCTTATCTCCAAGCTGCTCAAGCATAACCCCTCAGAACGCCTGCCACTGGCTCAGGTCGCAGCCCACCCTTGGGTCCGGGCCCACTCCCGGAGGGTGCTGCCCCCCTCTGCCCTTCAGTCTGTCCCCTGA
- the AURKB gene encoding aurora kinase B isoform X7: MPPGGSSTRSCRKATLLTSSEQPRSGRIMEELADALIYCHGKKVIHRDIKPENLLLGLQGELKIADFGWSVHAPSLRRKTMCGTLDYLPPEMIEGRTHNEKVDLWCIGVLCYELLVGNPPFESASHNETYRRIVKVDLKIPPSMPAGAQDLISKLLKHNPSERLPLAQVAAHPWVRAHSRRVLPPSALQSVP, from the exons ATGCCCCCCGGGGGGAGCTCTACAAGGAGCTGCAGAAAAGCCACACTTTTGACGAGCAGCGAACAGCCACGGTCGGGGCGG ATTATGGAGGAGCTGGCGGATGCTCTGATATACTGCCACGGGAAGAAAGTGATTCACAGAGACATAAAGCCGGAGAACCTGCTCTTGGGGCTCCAGGGAGAGCTGAAGATTGCTGACTTCGGCTGGTCTGTGCACGCCCCCTCCCTGAG gaGGAAGACAATGTGTGGCACCCTGGACTACCTGCCCCCAGAGATGATCGAGGGGCGCACGCACAACGAGAAGGTGGATCTGTGGTGCATCGGAGTGCTCTGCTACGAGCTGCTTGTGGGAAACCCCCCCTTCGAGAGTGCTTCCCACAACGAGACGTATCGGCGCATCGTCAAG GTGGACCTGAAGATCCCCCCTTCCATGCCTGCAGGAGCCCAGGACCTTATCTCCAAGCTGCTCAAGCATAACCCCTCAGAACGCCTGCCACTGGCTCAGGTCGCAGCCCACCCTTGGGTCCGGGCCCACTCCCGGAGGGTGCTGCCCCCCTCTGCCCTTCAGTCTGTCCCCTGA